The following are from one region of the Phormidium sp. PBR-2020 genome:
- a CDS encoding IS200/IS605 family accessory protein TnpB-related protein codes for MATQKPTSIIRTDAWNLNPTARQRVLLSQTVEIYRRVCRHLMGILLTHWPSLGALSSQKRVLAIEKLIHQTAKNPNPKYRQFDQTFYKFPSYYRRAAIVFAAGQVSSYMTRYREWQSGIRQRRDAKPPGLNPNSGCYPTLYKGQCYKLHGYDRIDIKVFNGTDWVWTTIGITSLRERHTVDSNKLRSPSLVFNEQKRACHLSVPFECHPPQREGEGRVVSVDLGINTTATVAVVNFDGTVTYREFIHPGRDIDEVAAAAGTCVQRNGDRRDKRLKSVSKRASQTMGNGGRLQKGFCSHTYRKCRNINRQIGQIVSKRIVQIAQQFNADAIIFENLKGWKAKGGRKRSNLRQRFHGWLKGMIRDLTEMKWQEIGGQVIDVVAAYTSKLAYDGSGVVRRDSKNYALAKFSSGKRYNADLNGALNIAARGILQLTRLHDSEERSSQRSRRSPRSWACLCDLWTHTVSG; via the coding sequence ATGGCAACCCAGAAACCCACATCAATCATCCGTACAGACGCCTGGAATCTTAACCCGACAGCCAGGCAGCGAGTGCTGCTGAGCCAGACCGTTGAGATCTATCGTCGTGTCTGTCGGCATTTGATGGGGATTCTCTTAACCCATTGGCCGTCTCTAGGAGCATTATCGAGTCAAAAACGGGTTCTAGCCATCGAAAAACTCATTCACCAAACCGCGAAGAACCCCAACCCCAAATACCGGCAATTTGACCAAACCTTTTATAAGTTCCCCAGCTACTACCGACGGGCTGCCATCGTCTTCGCTGCCGGCCAAGTCAGTAGTTACATGACCCGGTATCGGGAATGGCAATCGGGAATTCGTCAACGTCGGGACGCTAAACCTCCAGGCCTCAACCCCAACAGTGGCTGTTACCCGACCCTGTATAAAGGTCAATGCTATAAACTCCATGGCTATGACCGCATCGACATCAAGGTCTTTAACGGAACTGATTGGGTCTGGACGACCATTGGGATAACCAGCTTACGAGAACGGCATACTGTAGATAGCAACAAGCTACGGTCGCCATCCCTCGTTTTTAATGAGCAGAAACGGGCCTGTCACCTCTCAGTTCCGTTTGAGTGTCATCCACCTCAACGGGAGGGAGAGGGTCGAGTCGTCAGTGTTGACCTGGGTATTAACACCACCGCTACTGTGGCAGTCGTGAATTTTGACGGCACTGTAACCTATCGGGAGTTTATTCACCCGGGGAGAGACATAGACGAAGTCGCCGCAGCCGCTGGAACCTGCGTCCAGCGGAACGGCGACCGTCGAGATAAGCGACTGAAATCGGTATCTAAACGAGCCAGCCAAACGATGGGAAACGGCGGACGTCTCCAGAAAGGGTTCTGCTCTCATACCTACCGCAAATGCCGTAATATCAACCGCCAAATTGGGCAGATTGTCTCCAAGCGTATTGTGCAGATTGCCCAACAGTTCAATGCCGATGCCATTATCTTTGAGAACCTGAAAGGGTGGAAAGCTAAGGGAGGACGCAAACGCTCTAACCTGCGTCAACGCTTTCATGGATGGCTCAAGGGGATGATTCGGGACTTGACGGAGATGAAGTGGCAAGAGATAGGCGGTCAGGTCATTGATGTCGTGGCTGCCTATACTTCAAAGCTGGCTTATGACGGCAGTGGAGTCGTGCGGCGCGACTCCAAAAACTATGCTCTGGCTAAATTTTCCTCGGGCAAGCGATATAATGCAGACCTCAACGGGGCCCTCAATATTGCTGCCCGAGGTATTCTTCAGCTCACTCGCCTTCATGACAGTGAGGAACGTTCGAGCCAACGTTCTCGGCGTTCGCCTAGAAGCTGGGCTTGTTTGTGTGACCTGTGGACTCATACCGTCTCAGGTTAG
- the cobM gene encoding precorrin-4 C(11)-methyltransferase, with protein MPIASPVTIIGAGPGDPELITLRGQQRLAQADVVFYAGSLVPPAMLQHCHPDSECIDTRGETLESWVSRLLQDVQAGKTVVRLQDGDPSLYGAVHELVVYLIRDKIPFEIVPGVSVFQAAAARLQTELTVPNLVQTIILTRTQGRTQVPNREDLASLARHRASLCLYLSAGQIRKAQEQLLEHYPPETPMALCYRLGWEDELVELGTVAQMAEMTEQLGLKRTVLYVVSPALGATTEGRSRLYDGQHHHVFRPQLSPKSVNS; from the coding sequence ATGCCAATCGCCTCCCCTGTAACCATCATCGGTGCTGGCCCCGGAGATCCTGAACTGATTACCCTACGGGGACAACAACGCCTTGCCCAAGCCGATGTGGTATTCTACGCCGGTTCTCTCGTTCCCCCGGCCATGTTGCAACATTGTCACCCCGACAGCGAATGCATCGACACCCGAGGGGAGACGTTAGAGAGTTGGGTGTCTCGTCTGTTGCAAGATGTCCAAGCTGGCAAAACTGTGGTGCGTCTGCAAGATGGGGACCCCAGTCTCTATGGTGCCGTTCATGAGTTGGTGGTCTATCTCATCAGGGATAAGATTCCCTTCGAGATTGTTCCTGGAGTGAGTGTTTTCCAAGCAGCGGCGGCCCGCTTACAAACGGAACTAACGGTTCCCAATCTTGTGCAAACCATCATCCTCACCCGCACGCAGGGACGCACCCAGGTTCCCAATCGCGAGGATTTAGCCAGTTTGGCTCGCCATCGCGCCTCTCTCTGTCTTTATCTGAGTGCTGGTCAGATTCGCAAGGCCCAAGAGCAACTTTTAGAGCATTATCCCCCGGAGACGCCGATGGCGTTGTGTTATCGCTTGGGTTGGGAAGATGAGTTAGTGGAACTGGGGACCGTGGCGCAGATGGCTGAGATGACGGAACAGTTGGGGTTAAAACGGACGGTGTTATATGTGGTGAGTCCGGCGTTAGGGGCGACGACGGAGGGGCGATCGCGGTTATATGATGGTCAGCATCATCATGTGTTTCGTCCCCAGTTATCCCCGAAGTCAGTGAATTCTTGA
- a CDS encoding DMT family transporter has product MGFSTPDKESPPIVKNLGDGGRPPAWRVVLILLLGVLAVSTAAIWVRLALGLVGGEGGLAFTLVMAASRLTVAALLLSGNWRRIPRQVTRRQFWGAALSGLFLALHFAAWISSLSYTSIAASTTLVTTTPLWVALLSWLFLREPISGGTWLGMAIALGGGGLIASGEMAIAVSGSQPWLGNGLALLGAWIVSLHLLLGRKVQQEGLGLAHYVTITYTVAALLLLPLPWLLGGGYGGYPPLFYGYLLLMGLLPQLLGHTSLNWALRWLSPTWVTLAVLLEPISASSLGLLLFGEVPGWEVWLGGIVVLTGVAIAVLGGRKTRSDRDQSKG; this is encoded by the coding sequence ATGGGATTTTCCACTCCAGACAAGGAATCTCCCCCCATCGTGAAGAATCTGGGGGATGGCGGGCGGCCCCCGGCCTGGCGCGTTGTCCTCATTTTGTTATTAGGGGTATTGGCAGTATCCACGGCGGCGATTTGGGTGCGTTTAGCCTTGGGATTGGTGGGGGGAGAGGGGGGATTGGCGTTCACCTTGGTCATGGCGGCCTCGCGACTGACGGTGGCGGCGTTGCTTCTGTCGGGAAACTGGCGTCGGATTCCCCGTCAGGTGACTCGACGACAATTTTGGGGGGCGGCGTTGTCGGGGCTGTTTCTGGCCTTGCACTTCGCCGCCTGGATTAGTTCTCTGTCGTATACCTCCATTGCCGCCTCGACAACCTTGGTGACCACGACTCCTTTGTGGGTGGCCCTGTTGTCTTGGCTATTTTTGAGGGAACCTATCTCTGGGGGGACTTGGCTGGGGATGGCGATCGCCCTGGGGGGAGGGGGGTTGATTGCCTCTGGGGAGATGGCGATCGCCGTCTCGGGGAGTCAGCCGTGGTTGGGCAATGGCTTAGCGTTGCTGGGGGCTTGGATTGTCAGTCTGCATCTACTACTGGGGCGTAAGGTTCAGCAGGAGGGCCTGGGGTTAGCCCATTATGTGACCATTACCTATACTGTGGCGGCATTGCTGTTACTGCCCCTTCCCTGGCTGCTTGGAGGAGGCTATGGGGGCTATCCTCCCCTGTTTTATGGCTATTTGTTGCTGATGGGGCTGTTACCTCAGTTGTTGGGACATACCAGCCTCAACTGGGCCTTACGCTGGCTGTCTCCGACTTGGGTCACTCTGGCAGTCTTGTTGGAACCCATCTCTGCGAGTAGTTTAGGGTTGTTGCTATTTGGAGAGGTGCCGGGATGGGAAGTCTGGCTGGGGGGAATTGTGGTTCTAACGGGGGTGGCGATCGCCGTTTTGGGGGGCCGTAAGACCAGGAGCGATCGGGATCAATCAAAAGGCTGA
- a CDS encoding DUF2470 domain-containing protein, with amino-acid sequence MSDPITPAVSDRICKHMNDDHANAVLAYAQVYGDRRDAEAAEMLAIDPEGMDLSVQTNGDRISLRVPFDHKLQDSEDAHQTLIAMVKQARSAAK; translated from the coding sequence ATGAGTGACCCCATTACCCCCGCCGTTAGCGATCGCATCTGCAAACACATGAACGACGACCACGCCAACGCTGTCCTCGCCTATGCCCAAGTCTACGGCGATCGCCGGGATGCCGAAGCCGCTGAAATGCTGGCCATCGACCCCGAGGGGATGGACTTAAGCGTCCAGACTAACGGCGATCGCATCAGCCTGCGTGTTCCCTTTGATCACAAACTCCAAGATTCCGAAGATGCCCATCAGACCCTAATTGCCATGGTCAAACAGGCCCGTTCCGCCGCCAAATAA
- a CDS encoding D-alanyl-D-alanine dipeptidase, protein MKPYQTIPIRECGERLVPIPDGLFSLESPHPYRELGAPYGDRSPFCLRESVLERLFNAQEILQSSHPGWRLRIFDAFRPVEVQQFMVDQTFTDLLEARGLKPRRLSEEQRQEIWAEVYEFWAVPSQDPQDPPPHATGGAVDITLVNATNQVVNMGSPIDEISPRSHPNYFAEAQSDIEREYHAHRDLLARVMVEAGFAQHPQEWWHFCYGERMWAWATGQEAAIYGLPEGN, encoded by the coding sequence ATGAAACCTTACCAAACGATACCGATTCGGGAGTGCGGAGAACGTCTGGTTCCGATTCCCGATGGATTATTTTCCCTGGAATCGCCCCATCCCTATCGGGAATTGGGGGCCCCTTACGGCGATCGCAGTCCGTTCTGTTTACGGGAAAGTGTCTTGGAACGCTTGTTTAACGCCCAGGAGATTCTGCAAAGCAGTCATCCAGGTTGGCGACTGCGAATTTTTGATGCCTTTCGTCCGGTAGAGGTGCAACAGTTTATGGTGGATCAGACCTTTACCGATTTGCTAGAAGCGCGAGGTCTAAAACCCCGTCGCCTTTCAGAGGAACAACGGCAAGAGATTTGGGCGGAGGTTTATGAGTTTTGGGCAGTTCCCAGTCAAGATCCCCAAGATCCGCCCCCCCATGCCACGGGAGGGGCCGTGGATATCACCTTAGTCAATGCCACCAACCAGGTGGTGAACATGGGATCGCCCATTGACGAGATTTCCCCGCGATCGCATCCCAACTATTTTGCCGAAGCGCAAAGCGATATCGAACGAGAGTATCATGCTCACCGAGACCTACTGGCCCGGGTGATGGTGGAGGCGGGGTTTGCCCAACATCCTCAGGAATGGTGGCATTTCTGCTACGGCGAGCGGATGTGGGCCTGGGCAACAGGGCAGGAGGCGGCAATTTATGGCTTACCGGAGGGGAATTAA
- a CDS encoding chromophore lyase CpcT/CpeT yields the protein MSSSSLLKPLAQALAGVFDNHQQAQDNPTWFVPTRVWQYPLSQQIDGNYAIFVEQAPLLKLEQPYRQRLMLLSHPEGAPLQVVYRAFRHPEAIAGAARDPQRLQGLTSDDVLELPGCCLQVNQEGDRFIANPPQGAKCCFEYQGKTRQVELGFDITPNCLYSRDRGVDPDSGKGLWGALMAAYEYRKHDSFPLPETWT from the coding sequence ATGTCATCCTCCTCTCTCTTGAAACCCTTAGCGCAAGCCTTAGCCGGAGTCTTTGATAATCATCAGCAAGCCCAGGATAACCCAACCTGGTTTGTTCCCACTCGTGTTTGGCAATATCCCCTCTCCCAACAGATTGATGGCAATTATGCCATTTTTGTCGAACAAGCCCCCCTCCTGAAGCTAGAACAGCCCTATCGACAACGATTGATGCTGCTCTCCCACCCCGAGGGAGCGCCCCTCCAAGTGGTGTATCGGGCCTTCCGTCATCCCGAGGCGATCGCCGGGGCCGCCCGAGACCCTCAACGCCTCCAGGGTCTAACCTCTGACGATGTTCTCGAACTTCCGGGCTGTTGTTTGCAGGTCAACCAAGAGGGCGATCGCTTTATCGCCAATCCGCCCCAGGGGGCAAAATGTTGCTTCGAGTATCAAGGGAAAACTCGTCAAGTAGAACTCGGTTTTGATATCACCCCAAACTGTCTCTACAGTCGCGATCGCGGCGTCGATCCAGACAGCGGCAAAGGACTCTGGGGCGCACTCATGGCTGCTTATGAATATCGCAAACATGATAGTTTTCCCTTGCCCGAGACTTGGACATGA
- a CDS encoding sulfite exporter TauE/SafE family protein: MRNMKALVWGAIVAIAGGLIGVGGAEFRIPVLVNVFHYRPLPMVIINLMISLVTVTFSLVFRSGVIGLETVIAHGGIILNLLCGSLLGSYLGVRYATAINEQALRRVIVVFLIILSFVLLGHNFIFGWVGWTIPWGLQVAIGVLAGLVIGLFSSLLGVAGGELLIPTITLVFGVDIRLAGSLSLVISLFTILMGLGKYQSQGAFGRIANQKQFIFYMAFGSAIGAGIGGYLLQYVTSDWIYIILGLLLLGSALKLSQHTDP, translated from the coding sequence ATGCGAAATATGAAGGCGTTGGTTTGGGGGGCGATCGTGGCGATCGCCGGGGGGTTAATTGGGGTGGGTGGGGCGGAGTTTCGGATTCCAGTATTGGTAAATGTGTTTCACTATCGCCCCTTGCCGATGGTGATCATCAATCTCATGATTAGTCTGGTGACGGTGACCTTTTCTCTGGTCTTTCGCAGTGGGGTGATTGGTTTGGAGACGGTCATCGCCCATGGGGGGATTATCCTAAATTTGCTTTGTGGCTCGTTGTTGGGGTCTTATCTGGGGGTTCGCTATGCGACGGCGATCAACGAACAGGCATTACGCCGAGTGATTGTGGTGTTTTTGATTATTCTGAGTTTTGTGCTTCTGGGCCATAACTTTATTTTTGGCTGGGTGGGATGGACGATTCCTTGGGGGCTTCAGGTGGCGATCGGGGTTCTGGCGGGATTGGTGATTGGTCTGTTTAGTAGTCTCTTGGGAGTGGCTGGGGGGGAACTCCTGATTCCGACGATTACTCTGGTGTTTGGGGTGGATATTCGCTTGGCGGGGAGTTTAAGTCTGGTGATTAGCCTCTTTACGATTCTTATGGGATTAGGAAAATATCAAAGCCAAGGGGCTTTTGGTCGGATTGCGAATCAGAAACAGTTTATTTTTTATATGGCGTTTGGCTCGGCAATTGGGGCAGGGATTGGGGGTTATTTGTTGCAGTATGTCACCAGTGATTGGATTTACATTATTTTGGGTTTATTGCTGTTAGGGTCTGCCTTGAAATTAAGTCAGCATACTGACCCTTAA
- the hisC gene encoding histidinol-phosphate transaminase — MSSYFRPAVDAMQGYIPGEQPKPGTRILKLNTNENPYPPSPNAMAVLRNFDGELLRRYPHPYANAFREAIANVLEVPLDWIIVGNGSDEILNLLIRACAEADSRRVVYPTPTYVLYKTLAAIQPATVLEVPYGQNYQLPLDALLEAQGAVTFIASPNSPSGHLVSNDDLRRLAQGLSGVLVVDEAYVDFADDTALPLVSEFENVIVTRTLSKGYSLAGLRLGFGIAQPGLLSGLFKVKDSYNIDAIAAAMGAAAMKDQDYKNQCAERVKLSRQHLSQELQKLGFKVPPSQTNFLLVTPPRENAEDIYLALKARGILVRYFNHSGLENQLRITVGTDEQNQTLIEALIDLI, encoded by the coding sequence ATGAGCAGCTACTTTCGCCCCGCCGTGGATGCCATGCAGGGGTATATCCCTGGGGAACAGCCCAAACCTGGAACCCGCATCCTCAAACTCAATACCAACGAAAACCCCTATCCCCCCTCTCCAAACGCCATGGCGGTGTTGCGGAACTTTGACGGGGAGTTGCTGCGACGCTATCCCCATCCTTACGCCAACGCCTTTCGCGAGGCGATCGCCAACGTGCTAGAGGTTCCCCTAGACTGGATTATCGTCGGCAATGGTAGTGATGAAATCCTTAACCTCCTGATTCGGGCCTGTGCCGAGGCCGACTCTCGCCGAGTGGTCTATCCTACCCCCACCTACGTTCTGTACAAAACCCTCGCCGCCATCCAACCGGCCACCGTCCTCGAAGTTCCCTATGGCCAGAACTATCAACTCCCCCTCGATGCCCTCCTAGAGGCCCAGGGGGCCGTCACCTTCATCGCCTCCCCCAACAGTCCCTCCGGTCATCTTGTCAGCAATGATGACCTGCGTCGGCTGGCCCAGGGACTCTCCGGGGTGTTAGTGGTCGATGAAGCTTATGTGGACTTCGCCGATGACACGGCCCTGCCTCTCGTGAGCGAGTTCGAGAACGTCATCGTGACGCGAACCCTCTCCAAAGGCTACTCCCTAGCTGGCTTACGACTCGGCTTTGGCATCGCCCAACCGGGACTCTTGAGTGGCCTGTTCAAAGTCAAAGATAGTTATAACATTGATGCGATCGCCGCCGCGATGGGGGCAGCGGCCATGAAGGATCAGGACTATAAAAACCAATGTGCCGAACGGGTTAAACTCTCCCGCCAGCATCTTAGCCAGGAGTTACAGAAACTCGGCTTTAAGGTTCCCCCCTCCCAAACCAATTTCCTCCTCGTCACCCCTCCCCGAGAGAATGCTGAAGACATTTATCTAGCCCTCAAAGCCCGAGGGATTCTGGTTCGTTACTTCAACCATTCCGGCTTAGAGAACCAACTCCGCATCACTGTCGGAACCGACGAACAAAACCAAACCCTCATCGAAGCCCTCATCGACCTGATTTAG
- a CDS encoding LmeA family phospholipid-binding protein, which yields MFGSLIGNPTAPGTDWGEQMLNTVASRSIAQLFSQSESVDVQIRCSPSSKLLQGSIDSFKMDGRGLVIRRRFPVKEMSFETDRVSIDFSSVLSGSLSLKQPTQAIAQVVLTEAGINQAFEADLVTQRLEHLELPGLESLTEGKPVSFTQVRVQLKPGNRIQLVAMAKIGDRPEIPIVLETTVEIERRRRIQFTNPEFVDESVPEAVRSESQQLSQALLDALNGMVDLDRFNLDGVKLRLNRLETRQDTLTFNGYAEVSHFPKHG from the coding sequence ATGTTTGGGAGTTTAATCGGAAATCCAACAGCGCCGGGTACGGATTGGGGCGAACAGATGCTCAATACCGTAGCCAGTCGCTCTATTGCCCAGCTTTTCAGCCAAAGCGAGTCCGTAGACGTACAGATTCGCTGCTCGCCGTCGAGTAAACTGCTGCAAGGGAGTATTGATAGCTTTAAGATGGACGGCCGAGGTCTGGTCATCCGCCGCCGTTTTCCGGTGAAGGAGATGTCGTTTGAGACCGATCGCGTCTCGATCGATTTTAGTTCCGTCTTGAGTGGCAGTTTAAGCCTGAAACAGCCCACCCAGGCGATCGCCCAAGTGGTTCTGACGGAAGCGGGAATTAATCAGGCCTTTGAGGCGGATTTAGTCACGCAACGACTTGAACATTTGGAATTACCGGGTTTAGAGTCTCTGACGGAGGGAAAACCGGTCTCGTTTACTCAGGTACGGGTGCAGCTTAAACCGGGTAATCGGATTCAGTTGGTGGCCATGGCCAAAATCGGCGATCGCCCGGAGATCCCGATTGTCTTGGAAACAACCGTGGAAATTGAACGCCGTCGTCGGATTCAGTTCACGAACCCTGAATTTGTGGATGAGTCCGTTCCCGAAGCAGTACGCTCGGAGAGTCAACAACTCAGTCAGGCCCTCCTCGATGCCCTCAATGGCATGGTGGATTTAGATCGCTTCAACCTCGATGGGGTGAAACTACGCCTCAATCGCCTGGAGACTCGCCAAGATACCCTGACCTTTAATGGCTATGCGGAAGTTAGTCATTTTCCGAAGCATGGGTAG
- a CDS encoding trypsin-like peptidase domain-containing protein, protein MGHLLAPQSIQRRTVQLLSLVILLGMLLGLTPAAIALTGSSSPQLGQSLPTPSPNGGSFVTVAVNRVGPSVVRIDTERVVTRNLDPFFNDPFFERFFGGDMFPNPGPRQQLQRGQGSGFIVDSSGTILTNAHVVNRADRVTVRLKDGRDFEGRVTGVDTVTDLAVIKVDTNGSELPVAPLGDSERVQVGDWAIAVGNPLGLDNTVTLGIVSTLNRSSAQVGIPDKRLDFIQTDAAINPGNSGGPLLNDRGEVIGVNTAIRADANGIGFAIPINTVKAVSDRLARGESIAHPFIGIQMIGLTPEIARENNRDPNGGFNLPEREGVLVMRVLAASPAEEAGLRRGDVITQIDGEPVSDAESLQRMVENSRVGQVLRLQVIRGDRTLSLRVRTGELQANAR, encoded by the coding sequence ATGGGACACCTTTTAGCACCACAGTCCATCCAACGCCGGACGGTTCAACTCCTCAGTCTAGTCATACTTCTCGGCATGTTGCTAGGCCTCACACCAGCGGCGATCGCCCTAACGGGTTCTAGTTCCCCTCAACTCGGCCAATCCCTCCCCACCCCCTCCCCCAATGGGGGTAGCTTCGTGACGGTCGCCGTCAATCGGGTGGGGCCCTCGGTAGTCCGCATTGATACCGAGCGCGTCGTCACCCGTAACTTAGATCCCTTCTTTAACGATCCCTTCTTTGAACGGTTTTTTGGCGGCGATATGTTCCCCAATCCCGGCCCTCGCCAACAACTTCAGCGGGGACAAGGGTCTGGCTTCATCGTCGATAGCAGCGGAACCATCCTCACCAACGCTCACGTCGTCAACCGGGCCGATCGCGTCACCGTCCGCCTTAAAGATGGTCGAGATTTTGAAGGCCGCGTCACCGGAGTTGATACCGTCACCGACTTAGCCGTCATCAAAGTTGATACCAATGGTAGCGAGCTTCCCGTTGCCCCCCTCGGAGATAGTGAGCGGGTGCAAGTGGGAGATTGGGCGATCGCCGTCGGTAATCCCCTCGGACTCGATAACACCGTCACCCTGGGGATTGTCAGCACCCTCAATCGTTCCAGTGCCCAAGTAGGGATTCCCGATAAACGCCTCGACTTTATCCAAACCGACGCCGCCATCAATCCTGGCAACTCCGGCGGTCCCCTCCTCAACGATCGCGGTGAGGTGATTGGCGTCAACACCGCCATCCGGGCCGACGCTAACGGCATTGGCTTTGCCATTCCCATTAACACCGTCAAAGCCGTCAGCGATCGCCTAGCCCGAGGAGAAAGCATTGCCCATCCCTTCATCGGCATCCAAATGATCGGCCTCACCCCCGAGATTGCCCGCGAGAACAACCGCGATCCCAATGGTGGCTTCAATCTGCCGGAACGAGAAGGGGTCCTCGTCATGCGTGTCTTAGCCGCCAGTCCCGCCGAAGAAGCCGGCCTACGACGGGGAGACGTGATTACCCAAATCGATGGAGAACCCGTCAGTGATGCCGAAAGCCTGCAACGAATGGTAGAAAATAGTCGGGTTGGCCAAGTGTTACGGTTGCAAGTGATTCGTGGCGATCGTACCCTTTCCCTACGAGTCCGCACCGGAGAACTGCAAGCCAACGCTCGTTAA
- a CDS encoding phosphate ABC transporter permease gives MLIPITRERFETLIPLTATASQYAYYWGNWQNLVKQILFSLLGIFLVWILSLTLHSQGLSLFLGIFAGLYWLWNPVAKASFRNAKYRRYPYSGFWQGEILDVYVTEEVIGTEETANAKGELVLVENRERRLNLELGDERGFLAKVQVPLRRQHQFISAGQTVHLLVLSEDPDLRRIAKLSDLYIPNRQIWVSDYPWLQREAFKEVSQQLGRGNRRRTPPPSRRR, from the coding sequence ATGTTGATCCCCATTACCCGAGAACGGTTTGAAACCCTAATTCCCCTCACCGCCACCGCCTCCCAATACGCCTATTATTGGGGCAATTGGCAGAACTTAGTCAAGCAAATCCTCTTCTCGCTATTGGGGATCTTCCTCGTCTGGATCCTCAGCCTTACGCTCCATAGTCAGGGCTTAAGTCTATTTTTGGGAATTTTTGCCGGCCTCTATTGGCTCTGGAACCCGGTTGCCAAAGCCAGTTTCCGCAACGCTAAATATCGACGTTATCCTTACAGTGGCTTTTGGCAGGGGGAAATTCTCGATGTCTATGTCACCGAAGAAGTCATTGGTACCGAAGAAACCGCCAATGCCAAAGGAGAACTCGTCTTAGTCGAGAATCGTGAACGTCGTTTGAACTTAGAACTTGGCGATGAACGAGGTTTTTTGGCCAAAGTACAAGTTCCCCTACGCCGTCAACATCAGTTTATTTCGGCGGGGCAAACGGTTCACCTATTAGTCCTCTCCGAAGACCCCGATTTACGCCGCATTGCCAAACTCTCGGATTTATATATTCCCAATCGTCAAATTTGGGTGAGTGATTATCCCTGGTTGCAACGGGAGGCGTTTAAAGAGGTTAGCCAACAACTCGGACGAGGCAATCGCCGCCGGACTCCTCCCCCTAGCCGTCGCCGTTAG
- a CDS encoding GGDEF domain-containing protein, which produces MTFFNPDTMILMIAISSLLQAAVLVVLWMSANQYKGMSTYVLGTLLSSLSFVGFLVRSLFFPSPELRLINNIVLFSAICLHIIGIGQFLSRKINYSYWLFAVILSLVFQIYWVYYDDNYFWRNVFILVPIAGIYAIGFQYIQNSKIISFRATSRSLKLVLGVGFWVFIMRIVLLRGGTTQSITDETIANAFTFLSLFIIDFLRNGFFVIMVSQRMYSELHHLAEIDFLTQIFNRGAIARRLEKKLKKAQQHQAATLILLDIDYFKKINDNHGHDVGDRVLQEVARVLESQLTPQDILGRWGGEEFVIFLPNCPAATARDRAESLRLQVEKNTVDYVIKTLRCTISLGVVTAPLGHHPLDRLIKQADRALYQAKENGRNRAEYVIL; this is translated from the coding sequence ATGACATTCTTTAATCCAGATACGATGATCTTGATGATTGCAATATCCTCATTACTTCAAGCGGCTGTGCTGGTAGTTCTTTGGATGTCGGCTAATCAATACAAAGGAATGTCCACTTATGTCCTGGGGACTTTGCTATCTAGCTTGTCGTTTGTCGGGTTTTTAGTGAGGAGTCTCTTTTTTCCCTCCCCAGAACTTCGCCTGATCAATAACATTGTCCTTTTTAGTGCCATCTGTTTGCATATCATCGGTATCGGTCAGTTTTTGAGCCGTAAAATCAATTATTCTTATTGGCTGTTTGCCGTCATACTAAGTCTGGTTTTTCAAATTTACTGGGTTTATTATGACGACAACTATTTCTGGCGTAACGTTTTTATTTTAGTGCCAATAGCTGGAATATATGCAATTGGCTTCCAGTATATTCAAAACTCTAAAATAATCAGTTTTCGCGCAACTTCTCGGAGTCTTAAATTGGTTTTAGGCGTGGGATTTTGGGTATTTATTATGCGCATTGTTTTACTTAGGGGCGGAACAACTCAATCTATCACCGATGAAACAATCGCTAATGCCTTTACATTTTTGTCCTTGTTTATTATTGATTTTCTTCGCAATGGTTTTTTTGTGATTATGGTCAGTCAACGGATGTATTCTGAACTGCATCATTTAGCAGAAATAGATTTTTTAACCCAAATTTTTAATCGAGGTGCAATCGCTCGACGGCTGGAAAAGAAGCTAAAAAAAGCACAGCAACATCAGGCAGCCACCCTAATTTTATTAGATATTGATTATTTCAAGAAAATCAATGATAATCATGGTCATGACGTGGGCGATCGCGTCCTCCAAGAAGTGGCACGAGTCTTAGAATCCCAACTGACTCCTCAGGATATCTTAGGACGCTGGGGGGGCGAAGAATTTGTTATTTTTCTACCCAATTGCCCCGCCGCCACTGCTCGCGATCGCGCCGAATCCCTACGACTTCAAGTCGAAAAAAACACCGTTGATTATGTCATCAAAACTTTGAGATGCACCATCAGTTTGGGGGTCGTCACCGCCCCACTGGGTCACCATCCCCTCGACAGGCTAATCAAACAAGCCGATCGCGCCCTCTATCAAGCCAAAGAAAACGGACGAAATCGAGCCGAATACGTCATCCTATGA